One Ailuropoda melanoleuca isolate Jingjing chromosome 14, ASM200744v2, whole genome shotgun sequence DNA segment encodes these proteins:
- the MBD1 gene encoding methyl-CpG-binding domain protein 1 isoform X7, protein MAEDWLDCPALGPGWKRREVFRKSGATCGRSDTYYQSPTGDRIRSKVELTRYLGPACDLTLFDFKQGILCYPAPKPQPIAVPSRKRKKPSRPAKTRKRQVGPQKGEVRRETPGDETKADANTAPASLPAPGCCENCGISFSGDGTRRQRLKTLCKDCRAQRIAFNREQRMFKRVGCGECAACRVTEDCGACSTCLLQLPHDVASGLFCKCEQRRCLRIVERSRGCGVCRGCQTREDCGRCRVCLRPPRPGLRRQWRCVQRRCLRGKRSRRRGGCDSKMAVRRRPPRTQPLPPVPPSQPPESPELHPRALAPSPPAEFIYYCVDEDELQPYTNRRQNRKCGACAACLRRMDCGHCDFCCDKPKFGGSNQKRQKCRWRQCLQFAMKRLLPSVWAGSEDGAGPPPPYSRRKRPGSTRRPRLGQILKASLTTPTARSGRSQTPVKQETGSGFVLPPPGTDLVFLREGASSPVQVPGPAAASTEALLQEAQCPGLSWVVALPQVKQEKADAQEDWTPGTAILTSPVLLSGCPSKAVDPALPPVKQEPLDPEEDKEEESKDDSASDSAPEEEAGGAGTPVITEIFSLGGTRLRDTAVWLPSLQGRQSGREDGCKVWETEDTLARTSKSWNRRGWPRTHVSVSPPPTSMMWVSCRRSWCPSSQS, encoded by the exons ATGGCTGAGGACTGGCTGGACTGCCCAGCCTTGGGCCCTGGCTGGAAGCGTCGTGAGGTCTTTCGAAAGTCAGGTGCCACCTGTGGACGCTCAGACACCTATTACCAGAG CCCCACAGGAGACAGGATCCGAAGCAAAGTTGAGCTGACCCGATACCTGGGCCCTGCGTGCGACCTCACCCTCTTCGACTTCAAACAAGGCATTCTGTGCTATCCAGCCCCTAAG CCCCAGCCCATAGCTGTCCCTAGCAGAAAGCGGAAGAAGCCTTCACGGCCAGCCAAGACTCGGAAGCGTCAGGTTGGACCCCAGAAGGGTGAGGTCAGAAGGGAGACCCCAGGAGATGAGACCAAGGCTGATGCCAACACAGCCCCAGCTTCACTCCCTGCACCTGG GTGCTGTGAGAACTGTGGAATCAGCTTCTCAGGAGATGGTACCCGAAGACAGCGGCTCAAGACATTATGCAAGGACTGCCGAG cGCAGAGAATTGCTTTCAACCGGGAGCAAAGGATGTTTAAG CGTGTGGGCTGTGGGGAGTGCGCGGCCTGCCGGGTAACCGAGGACTGCGGGGCCTGCTCCACCTGCCTTCTGCAGTTGCCCCATGATGTGGCCTCGGGGCTGTTCTGCAAGTGTGAGCAGAGACGGTGCCTGCGGATTGTGGAAAGG AGCCGAGGGTGTGGAGTATGCCGGGGCTGTCAGACCCGAGAGGACTGTGGGCGTTGTCGAGTCTGCCTTCGCCCTCCCCGCCCTGGTCTCAGGCGCCAGTGGAGATGTGTCCAGAGGCGCTGCTTACGG GGTAAACGTAGCCGCCGCAGGGGGGGCTGCGACTCCAAGATGGCTGTCCGGCGGCGCCCCCCACGAACCCAGCCACTGCCTCCAGTTCCCCCATCACAGCCTCCAGAGTCCCCAGAGCTG CACCCCAGAGCCCTGGCCCCCTCGCCACCTGCCGAGTTCATCTATTACTGTGTAGACGAGGACGAGCTA CAGCCTTACACGAACCGTCGGCAGAACCGCAAGTGTGGGGCTTGTGCAGCCTGCCTACGCCGGATGGACTGTGGTCACTGCGACTTCTGCTGTGACAAGCCCAAATTTGGGGGCAGCAACCAGAAGCGCCAGAAGTGTCGTTGGCGCCAATGCCTGCAGTTTGCCAtg AAGCGGCTGCTGCCTAGTGTCTGGGCAGGATCTGAGGATGGGGCAGGGCCGCCCCCACCTTACTCTCGTCGAAAGAGACCTGGCTCTACTCGACGGCCCCGTCTGGGCCAGATACTGAAGGCCTCCTTGACCACACCCACAGCCCGATCAGGCCGTTCCCAGACTCCAGTGAAACAGGAAACAGGCAGTGGCTTTGTGCTACCCCCACCTGGCACCGACCTTGTGTTCTTACGGGAAGGTGCAAGCAGTCCTGTGCAGGTGCCTGGCCCTGCTGCAGCTTCCACAGAAGCCCTGTTGCAG GAGGCCCAGTGCCCTGGCCTGAGTTGGGTTGTGGCCTTACCCCAGGTGAAGCAAGAGAAGGCGGATGCCCAGGAAGACTGGACACCGGGCACAGCCATCCTGACTTCTCCTGTATTGCTGTCTGGCTGCCCCAGCAAG GCAGTAGACCCAGCCCTGCCACCTGTGAAGCAAGAGCCACTGGACCCtgaggaggacaaggaggaagagagcaagGATGACTCCGCCTCTGACTCGGccccagaggaggaggcaggaggggctggcaCACCCGTG ATCACGGAGATTTTCAGCCTGGGTGGAACCCGCCTCCGGGACACAGCAGTCTGGTTGCCAAG
- the MBD1 gene encoding methyl-CpG-binding domain protein 1 isoform X12 → MAEDWLDCPALGPGWKRREVFRKSGATCGRSDTYYQSPTGDRIRSKVELTRYLGPACDLTLFDFKQGILCYPAPKPQPIAVPSRKRKKPSRPAKTRKRQVGPQKGEVRRETPGDETKADANTAPASLPAPGCCENCGISFSGDGTRRQRLKTLCKDCRAQRIAFNREQRMFKRVGCGECAACRVTEDCGACSTCLLQLPHDVASGLFCKCEQRRCLRIVERSRGCGVCRGCQTREDCGRCRVCLRPPRPGLRRQWRCVQRRCLRGKRSRRRGGCDSKMAVRRRPPRTQPLPPVPPSQPPESPELQPYTNRRQNRKCGACAACLRRMDCGHCDFCCDKPKFGGSNQKRQKCRWRQCLQFAMKRLLPSVWAGSEDGAGPPPPYSRRKRPGSTRRPRLGQILKASLTTPTARSGRSQTPVKQETGSGFVLPPPGTDLVFLREGASSPVQVPGPAAASTEALLQEAQCPGLSWVVALPQVKQEKADAQEDWTPGTAILTSPVLLSGCPSKAVDPALPPVKQEPLDPEEDKEEESKDDSASDSAPEEEAGGAGTPVITEIFSLGGTRLRDTAVWLPSLQGRQSGREDGCKVWETEDTLARTSKSWNRRGWPRTHVSVSPPPTSMMWVSCRRSWCPSSQS, encoded by the exons ATGGCTGAGGACTGGCTGGACTGCCCAGCCTTGGGCCCTGGCTGGAAGCGTCGTGAGGTCTTTCGAAAGTCAGGTGCCACCTGTGGACGCTCAGACACCTATTACCAGAG CCCCACAGGAGACAGGATCCGAAGCAAAGTTGAGCTGACCCGATACCTGGGCCCTGCGTGCGACCTCACCCTCTTCGACTTCAAACAAGGCATTCTGTGCTATCCAGCCCCTAAG CCCCAGCCCATAGCTGTCCCTAGCAGAAAGCGGAAGAAGCCTTCACGGCCAGCCAAGACTCGGAAGCGTCAGGTTGGACCCCAGAAGGGTGAGGTCAGAAGGGAGACCCCAGGAGATGAGACCAAGGCTGATGCCAACACAGCCCCAGCTTCACTCCCTGCACCTGG GTGCTGTGAGAACTGTGGAATCAGCTTCTCAGGAGATGGTACCCGAAGACAGCGGCTCAAGACATTATGCAAGGACTGCCGAG cGCAGAGAATTGCTTTCAACCGGGAGCAAAGGATGTTTAAG CGTGTGGGCTGTGGGGAGTGCGCGGCCTGCCGGGTAACCGAGGACTGCGGGGCCTGCTCCACCTGCCTTCTGCAGTTGCCCCATGATGTGGCCTCGGGGCTGTTCTGCAAGTGTGAGCAGAGACGGTGCCTGCGGATTGTGGAAAGG AGCCGAGGGTGTGGAGTATGCCGGGGCTGTCAGACCCGAGAGGACTGTGGGCGTTGTCGAGTCTGCCTTCGCCCTCCCCGCCCTGGTCTCAGGCGCCAGTGGAGATGTGTCCAGAGGCGCTGCTTACGG GGTAAACGTAGCCGCCGCAGGGGGGGCTGCGACTCCAAGATGGCTGTCCGGCGGCGCCCCCCACGAACCCAGCCACTGCCTCCAGTTCCCCCATCACAGCCTCCAGAGTCCCCAGAGCTG CAGCCTTACACGAACCGTCGGCAGAACCGCAAGTGTGGGGCTTGTGCAGCCTGCCTACGCCGGATGGACTGTGGTCACTGCGACTTCTGCTGTGACAAGCCCAAATTTGGGGGCAGCAACCAGAAGCGCCAGAAGTGTCGTTGGCGCCAATGCCTGCAGTTTGCCAtg AAGCGGCTGCTGCCTAGTGTCTGGGCAGGATCTGAGGATGGGGCAGGGCCGCCCCCACCTTACTCTCGTCGAAAGAGACCTGGCTCTACTCGACGGCCCCGTCTGGGCCAGATACTGAAGGCCTCCTTGACCACACCCACAGCCCGATCAGGCCGTTCCCAGACTCCAGTGAAACAGGAAACAGGCAGTGGCTTTGTGCTACCCCCACCTGGCACCGACCTTGTGTTCTTACGGGAAGGTGCAAGCAGTCCTGTGCAGGTGCCTGGCCCTGCTGCAGCTTCCACAGAAGCCCTGTTGCAG GAGGCCCAGTGCCCTGGCCTGAGTTGGGTTGTGGCCTTACCCCAGGTGAAGCAAGAGAAGGCGGATGCCCAGGAAGACTGGACACCGGGCACAGCCATCCTGACTTCTCCTGTATTGCTGTCTGGCTGCCCCAGCAAG GCAGTAGACCCAGCCCTGCCACCTGTGAAGCAAGAGCCACTGGACCCtgaggaggacaaggaggaagagagcaagGATGACTCCGCCTCTGACTCGGccccagaggaggaggcaggaggggctggcaCACCCGTG ATCACGGAGATTTTCAGCCTGGGTGGAACCCGCCTCCGGGACACAGCAGTCTGGTTGCCAAG
- the MBD1 gene encoding methyl-CpG-binding domain protein 1 isoform X4, with protein MAEDWLDCPALGPGWKRREVFRKSGATCGRSDTYYQSPTGDRIRSKVELTRYLGPACDLTLFDFKQGILCYPAPKPQPIAVPSRKRKKPSRPAKTRKRQVGPQKGEVRRETPGDETKADANTAPASLPAPGCCENCGISFSGDGTRRQRLKTLCKDCRAQRIAFNREQRMFKRVGCGECAACRVTEDCGACSTCLLQLPHDVASGLFCKCEQRRCLRIVERSRGCGVCRGCQTREDCGRCRVCLRPPRPGLRRQWRCVQRRCLRHLAHRLRRHHQRCQRRPPLAVAPPAGKRSRRRGGCDSKMAVRRRPPRTQPLPPVPPSQPPESPELHPRALAPSPPAEFIYYCVDEDELQPYTNRRQNRKCGACAACLRRMDCGHCDFCCDKPKFGGSNQKRQKCRWRQCLQFAMKRLLPSVWAGSEDGAGPPPPYSRRKRPGSTRRPRLGQILKASLTTPTARSGRSQTPVKQETGSGFVLPPPGTDLVFLREGASSPVQVPGPAAASTEALLQEAQCPGLSWVVALPQVKQEKADAQEDWTPGTAILTSPVLLSGCPSKAVDPALPPVKQEPLDPEEDKEEESKDDSASDSAPEEEAGGAGTPVITEIFSLGGTRLRDTAVWLPRAGNREGKMDVKCGRRRTLWRARARAGTGEDGLEPMSVSHHLQLR; from the exons ATGGCTGAGGACTGGCTGGACTGCCCAGCCTTGGGCCCTGGCTGGAAGCGTCGTGAGGTCTTTCGAAAGTCAGGTGCCACCTGTGGACGCTCAGACACCTATTACCAGAG CCCCACAGGAGACAGGATCCGAAGCAAAGTTGAGCTGACCCGATACCTGGGCCCTGCGTGCGACCTCACCCTCTTCGACTTCAAACAAGGCATTCTGTGCTATCCAGCCCCTAAG CCCCAGCCCATAGCTGTCCCTAGCAGAAAGCGGAAGAAGCCTTCACGGCCAGCCAAGACTCGGAAGCGTCAGGTTGGACCCCAGAAGGGTGAGGTCAGAAGGGAGACCCCAGGAGATGAGACCAAGGCTGATGCCAACACAGCCCCAGCTTCACTCCCTGCACCTGG GTGCTGTGAGAACTGTGGAATCAGCTTCTCAGGAGATGGTACCCGAAGACAGCGGCTCAAGACATTATGCAAGGACTGCCGAG cGCAGAGAATTGCTTTCAACCGGGAGCAAAGGATGTTTAAG CGTGTGGGCTGTGGGGAGTGCGCGGCCTGCCGGGTAACCGAGGACTGCGGGGCCTGCTCCACCTGCCTTCTGCAGTTGCCCCATGATGTGGCCTCGGGGCTGTTCTGCAAGTGTGAGCAGAGACGGTGCCTGCGGATTGTGGAAAGG AGCCGAGGGTGTGGAGTATGCCGGGGCTGTCAGACCCGAGAGGACTGTGGGCGTTGTCGAGTCTGCCTTCGCCCTCCCCGCCCTGGTCTCAGGCGCCAGTGGAGATGTGTCCAGAGGCGCTGCTTACGG CACCTTGCCCACCGTCTCCGTCGCCACCATCAGCGATGTCAACGACGCCCTCCCCTagctgtggctccccctgct GGTAAACGTAGCCGCCGCAGGGGGGGCTGCGACTCCAAGATGGCTGTCCGGCGGCGCCCCCCACGAACCCAGCCACTGCCTCCAGTTCCCCCATCACAGCCTCCAGAGTCCCCAGAGCTG CACCCCAGAGCCCTGGCCCCCTCGCCACCTGCCGAGTTCATCTATTACTGTGTAGACGAGGACGAGCTA CAGCCTTACACGAACCGTCGGCAGAACCGCAAGTGTGGGGCTTGTGCAGCCTGCCTACGCCGGATGGACTGTGGTCACTGCGACTTCTGCTGTGACAAGCCCAAATTTGGGGGCAGCAACCAGAAGCGCCAGAAGTGTCGTTGGCGCCAATGCCTGCAGTTTGCCAtg AAGCGGCTGCTGCCTAGTGTCTGGGCAGGATCTGAGGATGGGGCAGGGCCGCCCCCACCTTACTCTCGTCGAAAGAGACCTGGCTCTACTCGACGGCCCCGTCTGGGCCAGATACTGAAGGCCTCCTTGACCACACCCACAGCCCGATCAGGCCGTTCCCAGACTCCAGTGAAACAGGAAACAGGCAGTGGCTTTGTGCTACCCCCACCTGGCACCGACCTTGTGTTCTTACGGGAAGGTGCAAGCAGTCCTGTGCAGGTGCCTGGCCCTGCTGCAGCTTCCACAGAAGCCCTGTTGCAG GAGGCCCAGTGCCCTGGCCTGAGTTGGGTTGTGGCCTTACCCCAGGTGAAGCAAGAGAAGGCGGATGCCCAGGAAGACTGGACACCGGGCACAGCCATCCTGACTTCTCCTGTATTGCTGTCTGGCTGCCCCAGCAAG GCAGTAGACCCAGCCCTGCCACCTGTGAAGCAAGAGCCACTGGACCCtgaggaggacaaggaggaagagagcaagGATGACTCCGCCTCTGACTCGGccccagaggaggaggcaggaggggctggcaCACCCGTG ATCACGGAGATTTTCAGCCTGGGTGGAACCCGCCTCCGGGACACAGCAGTCTGGTTGCCAAG
- the MBD1 gene encoding methyl-CpG-binding domain protein 1 isoform X10 gives MAEDWLDCPALGPGWKRREVFRKSGATCGRSDTYYQSPTGDRIRSKVELTRYLGPACDLTLFDFKQGILCYPAPKPQPIAVPSRKRKKPSRPAKTRKRQVGPQKGEVRRETPGDETKADANTAPASLPAPGCCENCGISFSGDGTRRQRLKTLCKDCRAQRIAFNREQRMFKRVGCGECAACRVTEDCGACSTCLLQLPHDVASGLFCKCEQRRCLRIVERSRGCGVCRGCQTREDCGRCRVCLRPPRPGLRRQWRCVQRRCLRGKRSRRRGGCDSKMAVRRRPPRTQPLPPVPPSQPPESPELHPRALAPSPPAEFIYYCVDEDELQPYTNRRQNRKCGACAACLRRMDCGHCDFCCDKPKFGGSNQKRQKCRWRQCLQFAMKRLLPSVWAGSEDGAGPPPPYSRRKRPGSTRRPRLGQILKASLTTPTARSGRSQTPVKQETGSGFVLPPPGTDLVFLREGASSPVQVPGPAAASTEALLQVKQEKADAQEDWTPGTAILTSPVLLSGCPSKAVDPALPPVKQEPLDPEEDKEEESKDDSASDSAPEEEAGGAGTPVITEIFSLGGTRLRDTAVWLPSLQGRQSGREDGCKVWETEDTLARTSKSWNRRGWPRTHVSVSPPPTSMMWVSCRRSWCPSSQS, from the exons ATGGCTGAGGACTGGCTGGACTGCCCAGCCTTGGGCCCTGGCTGGAAGCGTCGTGAGGTCTTTCGAAAGTCAGGTGCCACCTGTGGACGCTCAGACACCTATTACCAGAG CCCCACAGGAGACAGGATCCGAAGCAAAGTTGAGCTGACCCGATACCTGGGCCCTGCGTGCGACCTCACCCTCTTCGACTTCAAACAAGGCATTCTGTGCTATCCAGCCCCTAAG CCCCAGCCCATAGCTGTCCCTAGCAGAAAGCGGAAGAAGCCTTCACGGCCAGCCAAGACTCGGAAGCGTCAGGTTGGACCCCAGAAGGGTGAGGTCAGAAGGGAGACCCCAGGAGATGAGACCAAGGCTGATGCCAACACAGCCCCAGCTTCACTCCCTGCACCTGG GTGCTGTGAGAACTGTGGAATCAGCTTCTCAGGAGATGGTACCCGAAGACAGCGGCTCAAGACATTATGCAAGGACTGCCGAG cGCAGAGAATTGCTTTCAACCGGGAGCAAAGGATGTTTAAG CGTGTGGGCTGTGGGGAGTGCGCGGCCTGCCGGGTAACCGAGGACTGCGGGGCCTGCTCCACCTGCCTTCTGCAGTTGCCCCATGATGTGGCCTCGGGGCTGTTCTGCAAGTGTGAGCAGAGACGGTGCCTGCGGATTGTGGAAAGG AGCCGAGGGTGTGGAGTATGCCGGGGCTGTCAGACCCGAGAGGACTGTGGGCGTTGTCGAGTCTGCCTTCGCCCTCCCCGCCCTGGTCTCAGGCGCCAGTGGAGATGTGTCCAGAGGCGCTGCTTACGG GGTAAACGTAGCCGCCGCAGGGGGGGCTGCGACTCCAAGATGGCTGTCCGGCGGCGCCCCCCACGAACCCAGCCACTGCCTCCAGTTCCCCCATCACAGCCTCCAGAGTCCCCAGAGCTG CACCCCAGAGCCCTGGCCCCCTCGCCACCTGCCGAGTTCATCTATTACTGTGTAGACGAGGACGAGCTA CAGCCTTACACGAACCGTCGGCAGAACCGCAAGTGTGGGGCTTGTGCAGCCTGCCTACGCCGGATGGACTGTGGTCACTGCGACTTCTGCTGTGACAAGCCCAAATTTGGGGGCAGCAACCAGAAGCGCCAGAAGTGTCGTTGGCGCCAATGCCTGCAGTTTGCCAtg AAGCGGCTGCTGCCTAGTGTCTGGGCAGGATCTGAGGATGGGGCAGGGCCGCCCCCACCTTACTCTCGTCGAAAGAGACCTGGCTCTACTCGACGGCCCCGTCTGGGCCAGATACTGAAGGCCTCCTTGACCACACCCACAGCCCGATCAGGCCGTTCCCAGACTCCAGTGAAACAGGAAACAGGCAGTGGCTTTGTGCTACCCCCACCTGGCACCGACCTTGTGTTCTTACGGGAAGGTGCAAGCAGTCCTGTGCAGGTGCCTGGCCCTGCTGCAGCTTCCACAGAAGCCCTGTTGCAG GTGAAGCAAGAGAAGGCGGATGCCCAGGAAGACTGGACACCGGGCACAGCCATCCTGACTTCTCCTGTATTGCTGTCTGGCTGCCCCAGCAAG GCAGTAGACCCAGCCCTGCCACCTGTGAAGCAAGAGCCACTGGACCCtgaggaggacaaggaggaagagagcaagGATGACTCCGCCTCTGACTCGGccccagaggaggaggcaggaggggctggcaCACCCGTG ATCACGGAGATTTTCAGCCTGGGTGGAACCCGCCTCCGGGACACAGCAGTCTGGTTGCCAAG
- the MBD1 gene encoding methyl-CpG-binding domain protein 1 isoform X6, translating to MAEDWLDCPALGPGWKRREVFRKSGATCGRSDTYYQSPTGDRIRSKVELTRYLGPACDLTLFDFKQGILCYPAPKPQPIAVPSRKRKKPSRPAKTRKRQVGPQKGEVRRETPGDETKADANTAPASLPAPGCCENCGISFSGDGTRRQRLKTLCKDCRAQRIAFNREQRMFKRVGCGECAACRVTEDCGACSTCLLQLPHDVASGLFCKCEQRRCLRIVERSRGCGVCRGCQTREDCGRCRVCLRPPRPGLRRQWRCVQRRCLRHLAHRLRRHHQRCQRRPPLAVAPPAGKRSRRRGGCDSKMAVRRRPPRTQPLPPVPPSQPPESPELPYTNRRQNRKCGACAACLRRMDCGHCDFCCDKPKFGGSNQKRQKCRWRQCLQFAMKRLLPSVWAGSEDGAGPPPPYSRRKRPGSTRRPRLGQILKASLTTPTARSGRSQTPVKQETGSGFVLPPPGTDLVFLREGASSPVQVPGPAAASTEALLQEAQCPGLSWVVALPQVKQEKADAQEDWTPGTAILTSPVLLSGCPSKAVDPALPPVKQEPLDPEEDKEEESKDDSASDSAPEEEAGGAGTPVITEIFSLGGTRLRDTAVWLPSLQGRQSGREDGCKVWETEDTLARTSKSWNRRGWPRTHVSVSPPPTSMMWVSCRRSWCPSSQS from the exons ATGGCTGAGGACTGGCTGGACTGCCCAGCCTTGGGCCCTGGCTGGAAGCGTCGTGAGGTCTTTCGAAAGTCAGGTGCCACCTGTGGACGCTCAGACACCTATTACCAGAG CCCCACAGGAGACAGGATCCGAAGCAAAGTTGAGCTGACCCGATACCTGGGCCCTGCGTGCGACCTCACCCTCTTCGACTTCAAACAAGGCATTCTGTGCTATCCAGCCCCTAAG CCCCAGCCCATAGCTGTCCCTAGCAGAAAGCGGAAGAAGCCTTCACGGCCAGCCAAGACTCGGAAGCGTCAGGTTGGACCCCAGAAGGGTGAGGTCAGAAGGGAGACCCCAGGAGATGAGACCAAGGCTGATGCCAACACAGCCCCAGCTTCACTCCCTGCACCTGG GTGCTGTGAGAACTGTGGAATCAGCTTCTCAGGAGATGGTACCCGAAGACAGCGGCTCAAGACATTATGCAAGGACTGCCGAG cGCAGAGAATTGCTTTCAACCGGGAGCAAAGGATGTTTAAG CGTGTGGGCTGTGGGGAGTGCGCGGCCTGCCGGGTAACCGAGGACTGCGGGGCCTGCTCCACCTGCCTTCTGCAGTTGCCCCATGATGTGGCCTCGGGGCTGTTCTGCAAGTGTGAGCAGAGACGGTGCCTGCGGATTGTGGAAAGG AGCCGAGGGTGTGGAGTATGCCGGGGCTGTCAGACCCGAGAGGACTGTGGGCGTTGTCGAGTCTGCCTTCGCCCTCCCCGCCCTGGTCTCAGGCGCCAGTGGAGATGTGTCCAGAGGCGCTGCTTACGG CACCTTGCCCACCGTCTCCGTCGCCACCATCAGCGATGTCAACGACGCCCTCCCCTagctgtggctccccctgct GGTAAACGTAGCCGCCGCAGGGGGGGCTGCGACTCCAAGATGGCTGTCCGGCGGCGCCCCCCACGAACCCAGCCACTGCCTCCAGTTCCCCCATCACAGCCTCCAGAGTCCCCAGAGCTG CCTTACACGAACCGTCGGCAGAACCGCAAGTGTGGGGCTTGTGCAGCCTGCCTACGCCGGATGGACTGTGGTCACTGCGACTTCTGCTGTGACAAGCCCAAATTTGGGGGCAGCAACCAGAAGCGCCAGAAGTGTCGTTGGCGCCAATGCCTGCAGTTTGCCAtg AAGCGGCTGCTGCCTAGTGTCTGGGCAGGATCTGAGGATGGGGCAGGGCCGCCCCCACCTTACTCTCGTCGAAAGAGACCTGGCTCTACTCGACGGCCCCGTCTGGGCCAGATACTGAAGGCCTCCTTGACCACACCCACAGCCCGATCAGGCCGTTCCCAGACTCCAGTGAAACAGGAAACAGGCAGTGGCTTTGTGCTACCCCCACCTGGCACCGACCTTGTGTTCTTACGGGAAGGTGCAAGCAGTCCTGTGCAGGTGCCTGGCCCTGCTGCAGCTTCCACAGAAGCCCTGTTGCAG GAGGCCCAGTGCCCTGGCCTGAGTTGGGTTGTGGCCTTACCCCAGGTGAAGCAAGAGAAGGCGGATGCCCAGGAAGACTGGACACCGGGCACAGCCATCCTGACTTCTCCTGTATTGCTGTCTGGCTGCCCCAGCAAG GCAGTAGACCCAGCCCTGCCACCTGTGAAGCAAGAGCCACTGGACCCtgaggaggacaaggaggaagagagcaagGATGACTCCGCCTCTGACTCGGccccagaggaggaggcaggaggggctggcaCACCCGTG ATCACGGAGATTTTCAGCCTGGGTGGAACCCGCCTCCGGGACACAGCAGTCTGGTTGCCAAG